A stretch of Lacipirellulaceae bacterium DNA encodes these proteins:
- a CDS encoding LacI family DNA-binding transcriptional regulator — translation MSEVAAQVIIDKRMYARLFLNESAVNRCGYSAVPELVHSGLSRSAYSLESALPASMEDVAKKANVSISTVSRVLNRQNIVNAATRKRVESAIEELGYKPNVFARGLMLRKSHILALVLPDLHGEFYSEIIRGANSRARQMGYQLMVSSITQSEEDSSALSAVLEHGLADGLAFMVSEVDDQTRKTLSGIKIPYVVLDGTVEGLKHDCVSIDQVQGASAMVQHLVAKCHAKRIIFLGGLVTNIDTIDRLSAYKTVMEESGLEVGEKDIFHLDYRYETAYELGLKHVREWARTEASVFAANDEMAAGIIDAAIENGVSVPGGLRVVGFDDTRIAQMTRPRLTTVHVPMSSMGASAIELLCQRLIEGDRPHTKLTLQSELVVRDSCGASGSSLQEKPIG, via the coding sequence GTGAGCGAGGTGGCGGCTCAGGTAATCATTGACAAACGCATGTATGCCAGACTATTCTTGAATGAAAGCGCTGTCAATCGGTGCGGCTATTCTGCCGTGCCCGAACTCGTTCACTCTGGTCTTTCCCGATCGGCTTACAGCTTGGAGTCTGCGTTGCCCGCTTCGATGGAAGATGTGGCCAAAAAGGCCAACGTTTCGATTAGCACGGTCTCGCGCGTGTTGAATCGTCAGAACATTGTCAACGCGGCGACGCGGAAACGGGTAGAGTCTGCCATCGAGGAGCTTGGCTACAAGCCCAACGTTTTCGCCCGTGGGTTAATGTTGCGGAAGAGCCATATCTTGGCGCTCGTCCTGCCTGACCTGCACGGCGAGTTCTATTCGGAAATCATCCGCGGCGCGAATTCGCGTGCTCGGCAGATGGGCTACCAACTGATGGTCTCCTCGATCACGCAAAGTGAAGAAGACAGTTCAGCACTATCAGCGGTCTTGGAGCACGGCTTGGCGGATGGCTTGGCCTTCATGGTTTCTGAGGTGGATGACCAGACACGGAAAACGCTTTCTGGCATCAAGATTCCCTACGTTGTCCTTGACGGGACTGTCGAAGGATTGAAGCACGACTGCGTTTCGATTGACCAAGTGCAGGGTGCCTCAGCAATGGTGCAGCACCTAGTAGCGAAATGCCACGCGAAACGCATCATCTTTCTGGGCGGTTTAGTGACAAATATCGATACGATTGACCGCCTTTCTGCCTACAAGACAGTCATGGAAGAGTCGGGATTGGAAGTTGGGGAGAAAGACATTTTTCATCTCGACTATCGCTACGAAACCGCCTACGAACTGGGCCTCAAGCACGTGCGAGAGTGGGCACGTACAGAAGCCTCTGTTTTTGCTGCCAACGATGAGATGGCAGCCGGCATCATTGATGCGGCGATTGAGAATGGCGTTTCGGTCCCAGGGGGACTACGCGTTGTCGGCTTCGATGATACGCGCATCGCGCAGATGACGCGGCCTCGGCTGACGACCGTGCATGTGCCAATGTCGAGCATGGGGGCGTCGGCGATTGAATTGCTTTGCCAAAGGCTCATCGAGGGGGATCGTCCCCATACAAAATTAACGTTGCAGTCGGAGTTAGTCGTTCGCGATTCCTGCGGGGCAAGCGGCTCCTCACTCCAAGAGAAGCCAATCGGCTAG
- a CDS encoding glucoamylase family protein, whose product MLRTTLTVGCFFLLSHACLHANEVSKPAILRSPATEKVLDHEFSTEDQELLTEIQRGCFEFLWKEVGDPVPLVKDRYTNDIASSLAGVGFQLSAIPIGVERGWITRDQGEERAKKILSGIVSREDNKKHGIYLHYVDLNTGGMHSDPHLQVQASTVDHALLQAGAMTVSVYFGGEVQALADKLVADANWQIYQLEKDGPISFGWRPDEKNKHDLTGPGDFRPWTWYKASAEEHLVTFLAVGAPKPEHAVDPKVYYGLERVIKRHKDMPPFAVSWGSQAFTYFFAHCWIDYDKFAADDPQAFGVDYPPIDWFENSRRALLTHRQRCLEAASEYKSFGPNRWGMSPAADLNEKGEMSYIVQSIRPSMEGTDNFCGGTVTPYAAGSAIMFMPEESVAALREFRNLKNKDGEHIVWRPLEEGGYGLLDSFNLDREEQQGTPDYLSIDDGPMILAIENARTGLIWDLFMRHPAAQRAVERLKWKREDAID is encoded by the coding sequence ATGCTTCGCACGACGTTAACGGTCGGTTGTTTTTTTCTGCTTTCTCACGCTTGCCTTCATGCAAACGAGGTTTCCAAGCCTGCGATTCTTCGTAGCCCCGCAACGGAAAAAGTGCTCGATCACGAGTTTAGCACTGAAGACCAAGAGCTTCTCACGGAGATTCAGCGGGGCTGTTTCGAGTTCCTGTGGAAAGAAGTCGGCGATCCGGTCCCGCTCGTCAAAGATCGTTACACCAACGACATCGCATCGAGCTTAGCAGGCGTTGGTTTTCAACTGTCCGCGATTCCAATCGGTGTCGAACGTGGTTGGATCACTCGAGACCAAGGCGAAGAGCGAGCCAAGAAAATCCTGTCAGGCATCGTTTCCCGCGAAGATAATAAGAAGCACGGCATCTACTTGCATTACGTTGATTTGAACACGGGGGGCATGCACAGCGATCCGCATCTGCAGGTACAGGCGAGCACAGTCGACCATGCGTTACTCCAAGCAGGTGCGATGACCGTGAGCGTCTACTTTGGCGGTGAGGTTCAAGCACTCGCCGACAAGTTAGTCGCCGACGCTAACTGGCAGATTTATCAACTTGAAAAGGACGGCCCGATCTCCTTTGGTTGGCGACCGGATGAGAAGAATAAACATGACCTCACCGGCCCCGGCGACTTCCGCCCCTGGACATGGTATAAGGCCAGTGCCGAGGAACATCTCGTGACTTTTCTCGCGGTCGGCGCTCCCAAACCGGAGCATGCCGTCGATCCAAAGGTTTACTACGGGTTGGAACGCGTGATCAAGCGACACAAGGACATGCCACCGTTTGCCGTCTCGTGGGGCAGTCAGGCGTTCACCTATTTCTTTGCCCATTGCTGGATCGACTACGATAAGTTCGCGGCAGACGACCCGCAAGCCTTCGGCGTCGACTACCCACCGATTGATTGGTTCGAGAACTCTCGCCGTGCGTTGCTAACTCATCGCCAACGGTGCCTTGAAGCCGCCAGCGAGTACAAGTCTTTCGGCCCCAACCGCTGGGGCATGAGCCCGGCAGCCGATCTCAACGAAAAGGGCGAAATGAGCTACATCGTCCAGTCGATCAGGCCGAGCATGGAAGGGACCGACAACTTCTGCGGCGGAACGGTCACCCCATACGCTGCCGGATCAGCGATCATGTTCATGCCTGAGGAATCGGTCGCTGCGTTGCGGGAGTTCCGTAATCTCAAGAACAAGGACGGCGAGCACATCGTCTGGCGACCTCTCGAAGAAGGCGGCTACGGGCTGCTCGACAGTTTCAATCTTGACCGTGAAGAACAACAGGGAACGCCTGACTACTTGAGCATCGACGACGGTCCAATGATTCTCGCCATCGAGAACGCACGCACCGGTTTGATCTGGGACTTATTCATGAGGCACCCAGCTGCGCAACGTGCCGTCGAGCGGCTCAAATGGAAGCGCGAGGACGCGATTGACTGA
- a CDS encoding MFS transporter → MTEPAQIENSPSSAAEIRPQGRVSWTQLVAYGSGGIIPIALFYIAGQITALLGNISLGLSAFWLGAILMVPRLWDAISDPLMGHITDNTRSRWGRRKPYILIGGIAVALSFVAIWWVPRGESVQAYFGSESAYNWFQLTFLLGGVLVFFTACTVFEIPHGALGMEMTDDYHERTRLFSAKSFLGNLFAMGTPWLIALASMEFFCGPGGDPIDGMRYVSIAIAAILIPLSFWWFATLTEPGFRVARDQEKTELWKDLKSTSSNKNFLRLVAIIFTLALGFNLVGNFANYIKIFYLYGGDISLASTLLGIDGTVWAVTALVAVFPLNWISERIGKNRTLIVAILLMCLAQFLKVFCYNPDLPYLVLLPTMLLSAGMLMFFTLGASMVADICDEDELNTGTRSEGSYYSVFWWFIKMGSALASLLTGALLLFTNFDEKQNVAVDELRGSMQTIESVFKEEEESEPEKKRQETLVEQMKEALKALDKIEKHFQQRQTVQQGDNQHLENIRAELKELRPLVLEFDARKDEFLASSEDLLKTIELILAKTVAVKQQSPTTLLRLRVVEICLPLILSVFSIWLTLKYPLTEKRCYEIKAILEHRRGDPS, encoded by the coding sequence TTGACTGAGCCCGCCCAAATTGAAAACAGCCCTTCGAGCGCTGCGGAAATAAGGCCACAAGGGCGAGTCTCGTGGACGCAACTTGTCGCCTACGGCAGTGGCGGAATTATCCCGATTGCTTTGTTCTACATTGCAGGCCAGATCACCGCCCTGCTCGGAAATATCTCCTTAGGACTGAGCGCATTTTGGCTGGGTGCCATCCTCATGGTGCCACGACTGTGGGACGCGATCTCCGATCCGCTCATGGGGCACATTACCGACAACACTCGTTCTCGGTGGGGACGACGGAAGCCGTACATTTTGATCGGCGGCATTGCGGTCGCCCTGAGCTTCGTTGCCATCTGGTGGGTTCCGCGAGGCGAATCAGTGCAAGCCTACTTTGGTAGCGAGTCTGCCTACAACTGGTTTCAACTGACATTCCTGCTCGGTGGTGTCCTCGTTTTCTTCACAGCATGTACCGTCTTTGAAATTCCTCACGGCGCGCTCGGGATGGAGATGACCGACGACTATCACGAACGGACACGGCTATTCAGTGCAAAAAGTTTCCTAGGAAACCTGTTCGCCATGGGCACGCCATGGTTGATCGCTTTGGCAAGCATGGAGTTCTTCTGCGGCCCAGGCGGCGATCCCATTGATGGAATGCGGTACGTTTCCATCGCCATTGCGGCGATCTTGATTCCGCTTTCGTTCTGGTGGTTCGCTACCCTCACTGAACCCGGGTTTCGAGTCGCACGCGATCAAGAGAAAACAGAACTCTGGAAAGATCTGAAATCAACTAGCAGCAACAAGAATTTCCTCAGACTTGTAGCGATTATTTTTACGCTCGCCCTGGGGTTCAATCTGGTCGGTAACTTTGCGAATTACATCAAGATTTTTTACCTCTACGGAGGGGACATCTCGTTAGCTTCCACGCTGCTAGGGATCGATGGTACTGTCTGGGCCGTCACCGCTCTGGTTGCCGTATTCCCGCTGAACTGGATCAGCGAGCGAATCGGCAAAAACCGGACGCTTATCGTTGCAATCCTGCTAATGTGCCTCGCCCAATTTCTGAAAGTGTTCTGCTACAATCCCGACCTGCCCTACCTGGTACTCTTGCCGACGATGCTGCTCTCGGCAGGGATGCTCATGTTTTTTACGCTCGGCGCTTCAATGGTCGCAGACATCTGCGATGAGGATGAACTCAACACAGGCACCCGATCGGAAGGCAGTTACTACTCCGTTTTTTGGTGGTTCATCAAGATGGGGAGTGCGCTGGCCAGCTTGCTTACCGGCGCACTGTTGCTGTTTACCAACTTCGACGAGAAACAAAACGTCGCTGTCGATGAGTTGCGCGGGAGTATGCAGACAATCGAGAGTGTTTTCAAGGAAGAGGAGGAGTCAGAGCCTGAGAAGAAACGGCAAGAGACGCTAGTAGAGCAAATGAAAGAAGCTCTCAAGGCACTCGACAAGATCGAGAAACATTTTCAGCAGCGGCAAACAGTGCAGCAAGGCGACAATCAGCACTTGGAGAACATCCGGGCAGAACTAAAAGAGCTCCGCCCTTTGGTGCTAGAATTCGACGCGAGAAAGGACGAGTTTCTCGCGTCGTCAGAAGATCTCTTGAAGACGATCGAGCTTATTCTTGCAAAAACAGTTGCTGTGAAGCAGCAGTCCCCGACAACCCTTCTGCGATTGCGGGTCGTTGAAATCTGCTTGCCTTTGATACTGAGCGTTTTTTCTATATGGCTTACTCTTAAGTATCCGTTGACCGAGAAGCGTTGCTACGAGATCAAAGCGATCCTCGAACACCGCCGGGGCGATCCGTCCTAA
- a CDS encoding sulfatase, translated as MKPISVFPARLLQALSCLLFLNHALAVERPNIVFIFSDDHAYQAISAYGSELTTTPHIDRIASEGMRFDRCYVTNSICGPSRACILTGKYSHKNGFYGNGEEFDNSQLTFPKLLQQAGYQTAIVGKWHLGHKTHPQGFDHWNLIKGQGYYYQSKFMGPLGETQHVGYTTDLVTRYTLQWLNEGRDPNKPFMIMMQHKAPHRPWDPGLDHINDFADHEFPEPKTLFDDYENRASAARNATMRISDHMNTRAADLKAWKQDEKNPPNGTNDRNWFYGKMTTRQKAKFEPAIDRKNRLLYEGKLEGKELVRWKYQRYMQDYLACAAGVDDSVGTLLDYLDKEGLAENTIVIYSSDQGFYLGEHGWYDKRWMYEQSLRTPLIVRWPGKTKPGTVSKSIVSNLDFAETFLDIADVEVPAQMQGRSLVPILEGQTPQDWRKSFYYHYYEGRGHNVAEHYGVTNGRLKLIHYYKLDEWELFDLEADPDEMNSVYGKAEYADQQSTMEKELQRLRTELEVTTNDPT; from the coding sequence ATGAAGCCTATTTCAGTCTTTCCCGCACGATTGTTGCAAGCGCTTTCATGCCTGCTCTTCCTGAACCATGCTCTTGCAGTTGAGCGGCCCAATATCGTCTTCATTTTCTCTGACGACCATGCCTATCAGGCGATCAGTGCCTATGGGTCGGAACTGACCACTACGCCCCATATCGATCGAATTGCTAGCGAGGGAATGCGGTTTGATCGCTGCTATGTGACGAACTCGATCTGCGGGCCAAGTCGTGCGTGCATTCTCACGGGGAAATACAGTCACAAGAACGGCTTTTACGGCAATGGTGAAGAGTTCGACAACAGCCAACTGACGTTCCCGAAACTACTTCAACAGGCCGGCTACCAAACGGCGATCGTTGGCAAGTGGCACCTGGGGCACAAGACCCACCCACAGGGTTTCGATCATTGGAATCTGATCAAGGGGCAGGGCTACTACTACCAATCAAAGTTCATGGGGCCTTTAGGTGAAACGCAGCATGTCGGCTACACGACCGACTTGGTGACACGCTACACGCTGCAGTGGCTGAATGAAGGTCGCGATCCCAACAAGCCCTTTATGATCATGATGCAGCATAAAGCACCGCATCGTCCTTGGGACCCAGGACTGGATCATATCAACGACTTTGCCGACCACGAGTTTCCCGAACCAAAGACACTGTTTGATGATTATGAGAATCGCGCTTCAGCTGCTCGCAACGCAACAATGCGTATCTCCGACCATATGAACACGCGTGCCGCTGACTTAAAGGCTTGGAAGCAAGACGAAAAAAACCCTCCTAATGGGACCAACGATCGAAACTGGTTCTACGGCAAAATGACAACGAGGCAGAAGGCCAAGTTCGAGCCTGCAATCGATCGAAAGAATAGGCTGCTTTACGAGGGGAAACTCGAAGGTAAGGAATTGGTCCGCTGGAAGTACCAACGCTACATGCAAGATTACTTAGCTTGTGCGGCAGGTGTCGACGATAGTGTGGGCACGCTTCTTGACTATCTCGACAAGGAAGGACTCGCTGAAAATACGATCGTCATTTACTCCTCCGACCAAGGATTCTATTTGGGAGAACACGGTTGGTACGACAAACGATGGATGTATGAGCAATCGTTGCGAACCCCTTTGATCGTGCGTTGGCCAGGAAAGACCAAGCCGGGGACGGTCAGCAAATCGATTGTGTCGAATCTGGATTTTGCGGAGACATTCCTCGACATCGCCGACGTTGAGGTTCCGGCACAGATGCAAGGCCGCAGCTTGGTGCCAATCCTTGAGGGTCAGACGCCGCAGGATTGGCGGAAGTCGTTCTACTACCACTATTACGAGGGCAGAGGCCACAATGTCGCCGAACATTACGGTGTAACCAACGGTCGACTGAAACTCATCCACTATTACAAGCTCGACGAGTGGGAATTGTTCGACTTAGAAGCCGACCCCGATGAAATGAATAGCGTCTACGGGAAAGCCGAGTATGCCGATCAGCAGTCGACGATGGAAAAGGAGTTGCAACGTTTGCGGACCGAGTTGGAAGTGACAACCAACGATCCAACCTAG
- a CDS encoding PSD1 and planctomycete cytochrome C domain-containing protein, with protein sequence MNARSHYAAVLIVLALAVGRSDAAEAPGEELTTEQINFFESKIRPVLVRECYSCHSNKTGSIRGGLRLDTRDVMREGGDSGPAIVPGSLDESLIYGAITHQDFVMPPKRKLPQKVIDDFRTWIEMGAPDPRVTTIAEIKSSISEEDIQQAKKTFWAYQPPQASTPPNVEDTTWPKTEIDQFILAKLEQANIEPTEDTEVTKLLRRLHFDLVGLPPSPPQIAQFTKAWNKDSEQAVADVVDELLASGQYGERWGRHWLDVVRFAESTGNAVNMTFPHAWRYRDYVIDSFNADKPFDRFIQEQLAGDLLPAETDETWAKNLIATGFLAVGTKNINEQARAQFTADVVDEQIDATTRVFLGTSVACARCHDHKFDAIPQSDYYAMAGIFGSTDTYFGNPSSNLIRRPQARQASSLILLPVEDPNPYDKRYTPEELDDLRGEVANKQRQLFELRQQGANNAQLRRLINVIQMSQLVDKLAVVDEKGNPLSYCMGVQDTQAPRDARILVRGEIDEPGQTVERGFPQVLSNSQTSLPSDASGRLQMAQWIASDKNPLTARVMVNRIWQHLLGHGLVRSPDNFGVTGQPPTHPELLDHLATEFVNSGWSVKHMVRAIMTSRVYRLASTYDEHSHNLDPENTLLWRANPRRLDAEAIRDTMLAISGELDLQRPRGSEVAKAGYVRVQNGVLGNVRDAVQRIGGRELIATAMNARNAQTRGNRNMSRAERRALGREAVINKVTSLLDMEEAVYRSVYLPIVRDATPRSLHVFDFADSNAVVGARDASNTADQALYLMNNPFVIQQSEALAERIEKMSSRPNRQIEIAFLFAYGRRPTAGEQVAANSFIDDFSKSKTRQETLAALCQSLFASAEFRYVY encoded by the coding sequence ATGAACGCTCGATCTCATTACGCCGCTGTCCTAATAGTCCTCGCTCTAGCGGTGGGCAGAAGCGATGCGGCAGAAGCCCCGGGGGAGGAACTCACCACGGAGCAGATCAACTTCTTCGAGTCGAAAATCCGGCCGGTTCTCGTGCGGGAATGTTATTCCTGCCACTCGAACAAAACGGGCAGCATCCGCGGCGGGCTACGGCTGGATACACGTGATGTCATGCGGGAAGGGGGTGACAGTGGGCCCGCGATCGTTCCGGGTAGTCTTGATGAAAGCTTGATCTACGGGGCGATCACTCATCAAGATTTCGTGATGCCACCCAAGCGAAAGCTACCTCAGAAAGTGATTGACGACTTTCGCACGTGGATTGAAATGGGGGCACCTGATCCGCGCGTGACGACCATCGCTGAGATCAAGTCGTCGATCTCTGAAGAAGACATCCAGCAAGCGAAGAAGACTTTTTGGGCTTACCAACCTCCCCAAGCTTCAACGCCACCCAATGTCGAAGATACAACTTGGCCCAAGACTGAGATCGACCAATTCATCCTCGCCAAGCTCGAACAGGCGAACATAGAGCCCACCGAAGACACCGAGGTTACCAAGTTGCTGCGTCGATTGCACTTCGACCTCGTCGGCCTGCCACCTTCGCCACCGCAGATCGCGCAATTCACGAAAGCGTGGAACAAGGATTCTGAGCAAGCGGTTGCCGACGTGGTTGATGAGTTGCTCGCCAGCGGACAATACGGCGAACGGTGGGGACGCCATTGGTTGGATGTCGTTCGCTTTGCCGAGTCAACAGGCAATGCCGTCAACATGACCTTCCCTCATGCCTGGCGGTATCGCGACTACGTCATCGATTCATTTAACGCGGATAAGCCGTTCGACAGATTCATCCAGGAGCAGCTCGCCGGCGACTTGCTTCCCGCCGAAACCGACGAAACCTGGGCGAAGAACTTGATCGCCACGGGTTTCCTGGCAGTCGGCACCAAAAACATTAACGAGCAAGCTCGTGCTCAATTCACAGCAGACGTTGTCGACGAACAGATCGACGCCACCACACGGGTTTTCCTAGGAACTTCCGTTGCCTGTGCTCGCTGTCATGATCACAAGTTCGATGCCATCCCTCAGAGCGACTACTACGCGATGGCGGGCATCTTCGGCAGCACGGACACCTACTTTGGAAACCCGTCGTCGAACCTCATCCGCAGACCGCAAGCCCGCCAGGCAAGCAGTTTGATCTTGCTGCCTGTCGAAGATCCCAATCCCTACGATAAACGCTACACTCCAGAAGAGTTGGATGATCTCCGCGGGGAAGTTGCCAACAAGCAGCGACAGCTCTTTGAACTGCGTCAGCAAGGGGCGAACAACGCTCAACTCAGGCGGCTGATTAACGTCATTCAGATGTCGCAGCTTGTCGATAAGCTGGCCGTTGTCGATGAGAAAGGCAACCCCCTGAGCTACTGCATGGGCGTCCAAGATACCCAGGCACCGCGTGATGCTCGCATTCTCGTCCGAGGCGAAATCGACGAGCCTGGCCAAACGGTTGAGCGAGGATTCCCTCAGGTCTTGTCCAACAGTCAGACCTCGCTGCCAAGCGACGCCAGTGGCCGTCTGCAAATGGCCCAATGGATCGCCAGCGACAAGAATCCGCTCACGGCCCGGGTGATGGTCAACCGCATTTGGCAACACTTGCTTGGTCACGGTTTGGTGCGATCACCAGATAACTTTGGCGTGACGGGCCAACCTCCGACACACCCTGAGCTGCTAGATCATCTGGCCACTGAGTTCGTCAACTCCGGCTGGTCCGTGAAACACATGGTGCGGGCGATTATGACTTCGCGAGTCTATCGCTTGGCGTCAACCTATGATGAACACTCTCACAACCTCGATCCTGAGAACACTCTGCTCTGGCGGGCCAATCCGCGCCGCCTCGATGCCGAGGCGATTCGCGACACCATGCTGGCCATCAGTGGTGAACTCGATCTCCAGCGGCCGCGTGGTTCGGAAGTCGCCAAAGCGGGATACGTTCGCGTGCAGAATGGCGTACTCGGGAACGTTCGGGACGCAGTCCAGCGAATCGGAGGGCGCGAGTTAATCGCTACGGCTATGAACGCGCGGAACGCCCAAACTCGTGGGAATCGAAACATGAGCCGCGCCGAGCGACGGGCTCTCGGTCGAGAGGCAGTCATCAACAAAGTCACCAGTTTGTTAGACATGGAGGAAGCCGTCTATCGCAGCGTCTACTTGCCGATCGTCCGTGATGCGACGCCTCGCTCGTTACACGTGTTCGACTTTGCGGATTCCAACGCAGTCGTCGGTGCGAGAGATGCTTCCAACACGGCGGATCAGGCTCTCTACCTCATGAACAATCCCTTTGTGATCCAGCAAAGTGAGGCGTTGGCAGAACGCATCGAGAAGATGAGCTCACGCCCCAACCGTCAAATCGAAATCGCGTTTCTGTTCGCCTACGGACGCCGTCCCACGGCCGGCGAGCAGGTGGCGGCAAATTCCTTTATTGATGATTTCTCCAAATCGAAAACTCGCCAGGAAACCCTAGCGGCCTTGTGCCAGAGTTTGTTTGCTTCGGCTGAGTTCCGATACGTGTACTAG
- a CDS encoding DUF1501 domain-containing protein has product MFSRRQILQAASSGFGYLAFAGLSSALAAKEAKSLNPLSPKAPHFPATAKRVIFLFMQGGPSHVDTFDYKPQLSKDHGKQGKYGGSLLGSPFEFHQRGDSGLWISELFKNVGNHADDLTLIRGMQCDQPVHPNATIQMHTGTAQFIRPSLGSWTVYGLGTENESMPGFISMSPANGAGTYASAFLPSVYSGARIGRGGRRGMPAAGGETVPDIKSPHLDERLQRRQLDFVQALNREKLAREQVHPEVEGAIESFELAFRMQGEMPELMDLSGETKETLAMYGVNEGPTDNFGKQCLLARRFAEAGVRFIEVTFGGWDQHANLTTTLRTRAEAVDKPIAGLLQDLKQRDLLKDTLVIWGGEFGRTPASQGPDGRNHNNKGFTTWMAGGGVKGGFSYGATDEHGYEAVDRPCHVHDWHATILHLLGLDHEQLTYRYGGRDYRLTDVHGNVAKEIIA; this is encoded by the coding sequence ATGTTCTCACGACGTCAAATCCTTCAAGCCGCTTCTTCGGGATTCGGCTACTTGGCATTTGCTGGTCTCAGCAGCGCGCTGGCTGCGAAAGAGGCGAAGAGTCTCAATCCCTTATCACCAAAAGCTCCGCACTTCCCTGCGACGGCTAAGCGGGTGATCTTTCTCTTCATGCAGGGCGGTCCTTCGCACGTTGATACGTTCGACTACAAGCCGCAGCTCTCAAAGGATCACGGTAAACAAGGCAAGTACGGAGGCTCGTTGCTGGGATCGCCTTTCGAGTTCCATCAACGTGGTGACAGCGGTCTATGGATCTCTGAACTCTTCAAGAATGTTGGCAATCATGCGGACGATCTCACCCTCATCCGCGGGATGCAGTGCGATCAACCGGTGCATCCGAACGCAACGATCCAGATGCACACAGGCACTGCCCAGTTTATTCGCCCCTCGCTCGGCTCGTGGACCGTCTACGGGCTTGGCACCGAGAATGAAAGTATGCCGGGATTCATCTCAATGAGCCCCGCCAATGGTGCGGGCACCTATGCCAGCGCGTTCCTGCCATCCGTATATAGCGGCGCTCGCATCGGTCGCGGGGGTCGTCGCGGAATGCCGGCTGCAGGTGGCGAGACGGTTCCCGATATCAAGAGCCCTCATCTCGACGAGCGGCTCCAACGTCGGCAGCTCGACTTCGTTCAAGCACTCAATCGAGAGAAACTTGCACGCGAACAGGTTCACCCGGAGGTTGAAGGAGCGATTGAATCGTTCGAGCTCGCCTTCCGCATGCAGGGCGAAATGCCCGAACTCATGGATCTCTCGGGCGAGACGAAAGAGACCCTCGCAATGTATGGCGTCAACGAAGGACCAACCGATAATTTCGGTAAGCAGTGTCTGCTCGCCCGCCGTTTCGCAGAAGCGGGAGTGCGTTTTATCGAAGTGACCTTCGGAGGCTGGGATCAGCATGCCAATCTGACCACCACCTTGCGAACCCGTGCCGAAGCCGTCGACAAACCGATTGCCGGTTTGCTTCAAGACCTCAAGCAACGCGATCTGCTCAAAGACACGCTCGTGATCTGGGGCGGCGAGTTCGGCCGAACGCCTGCGTCACAGGGCCCCGATGGACGCAACCATAACAACAAGGGTTTCACCACTTGGATGGCCGGCGGCGGCGTGAAGGGCGGTTTCAGCTATGGGGCAACCGACGAACACGGCTACGAAGCGGTCGACCGACCCTGCCATGTCCACGACTGGCACGCCACGATCTTGCATCTGCTAGGCCTCGACCACGAACAGCTCACGTACCGTTACGGTGGACGCGACTATCGGCTGACCGATGTCCATGGGAATGTGGCGAAAGAGATTATCGCCTAA